A single Fundidesulfovibrio terrae DNA region contains:
- a CDS encoding DUF1254 domain-containing protein encodes MKPPCLLFFCIALAAMLASMPGASSAQALNGPPADSQYKYSTPMPPGVVSPDKVETRLGTLNFFDGFPDKASAGKLFDNLDFQRAVQAYLFALPAVSQVANRKAVLTLGPVNQTIPLFEQLVDSRSIFLTANDNTVYSWAWLDLRNGPLVLEVPPKVLGAINDIWFRWVVDLGITGPDKGRGGKYLILPPGYKGAVPKGYYVVQSPTFSIWAPWRSFLVNGDPNPGIELVKKFTKIYPLSAANKPAPALNYVNLSEKPFNTVAPADYSFWELLNQAVQEEPSESLDQIRLGYYASIGIQKGKPFAPDERMKKILAEAAAVGDATARATAFHMRDKDDYYYPDSNWQLPFMGGYKFQLQPGVLNLDAYSFYYFMATGVTPAMEEKMVGKGSQYAWTARDSKGNLLDGAKNYTLHLPPNIPVQEFWSVVLYSNQTRSMIQTDQRFPSVGSQTKGLLVNPDGSVDVYFGPKPPSGKEKNWVQTVPGKGWNTILRLYSPLEPWFSKTWRPGEIEEVR; translated from the coding sequence ATGAAACCACCTTGCCTACTCTTCTTTTGCATAGCTTTGGCCGCCATGCTCGCGAGCATGCCTGGCGCAAGCAGCGCGCAAGCTCTCAACGGTCCGCCGGCGGACTCCCAATACAAGTACTCCACGCCGATGCCGCCAGGCGTGGTCTCGCCCGACAAGGTCGAGACGCGGCTGGGCACGCTGAACTTCTTCGACGGCTTCCCGGACAAGGCCTCCGCCGGGAAGCTCTTCGACAACCTCGACTTCCAGCGCGCCGTGCAGGCCTATTTGTTCGCACTCCCGGCGGTCAGCCAGGTGGCCAACCGGAAAGCCGTCCTTACGCTGGGTCCGGTCAACCAGACCATCCCTCTCTTCGAGCAGCTTGTGGACTCGCGTTCGATATTCCTCACGGCGAACGACAACACGGTCTACAGTTGGGCCTGGCTTGATCTCCGCAATGGCCCGCTGGTTTTGGAGGTGCCGCCCAAGGTGCTCGGCGCGATCAACGATATATGGTTCCGCTGGGTCGTCGATCTCGGCATTACCGGACCGGACAAAGGGCGTGGCGGGAAGTACCTGATCCTCCCGCCCGGCTATAAGGGCGCGGTGCCGAAGGGCTACTACGTCGTTCAGTCGCCCACCTTCAGCATTTGGGCTCCCTGGCGAAGTTTTCTCGTGAACGGCGACCCCAATCCAGGGATCGAATTAGTCAAGAAGTTTACCAAGATCTATCCGTTGAGCGCCGCCAATAAGCCTGCGCCCGCTTTGAACTACGTCAATCTGTCCGAGAAGCCCTTCAATACGGTGGCGCCCGCCGATTACTCGTTCTGGGAGTTGCTCAACCAGGCCGTGCAGGAGGAACCGAGCGAGTCCCTGGACCAGATCCGCCTGGGTTATTACGCCTCGATCGGCATCCAGAAGGGCAAACCCTTCGCTCCGGACGAGCGCATGAAAAAGATCCTGGCCGAAGCCGCAGCGGTGGGTGACGCGACCGCGCGCGCGACCGCGTTCCACATGCGCGACAAGGACGACTATTATTACCCCGACAGCAACTGGCAGCTCCCGTTCATGGGCGGCTACAAGTTCCAGTTGCAACCCGGCGTGCTGAACCTCGACGCCTACAGCTTCTATTACTTCATGGCCACCGGGGTCACGCCCGCCATGGAGGAGAAGATGGTCGGCAAGGGATCGCAGTACGCCTGGACCGCGCGCGACTCCAAGGGCAACCTGCTCGACGGGGCCAAGAACTACACGCTGCACCTGCCGCCGAATATTCCGGTGCAGGAGTTCTGGTCCGTGGTTCTCTACAGCAACCAGACCCGCTCCATGATCCAGACGGATCAGCGCTTCCCCAGCGTGGGCAGCCAGACCAAGGGGCTGCTTGTGAACCCCGACGGTTCCGTCGACGTGTACTTTGGGCCCAAGCCGCCCTCCGGCAAGGAGAAGAACTGGGTGCAGACCGTTCCCGGCAAAGGCTGGAACACGATACTGCGACTCTACAGCCCGCTGGAGCCCTGGTTCAGCAAGACCTGGCGGCCGGGAGAGATTGAGGAGGTACGTTAG